The following proteins come from a genomic window of Nothobranchius furzeri strain GRZ-AD chromosome 1, NfurGRZ-RIMD1, whole genome shotgun sequence:
- the cysltr1 gene encoding cysteinyl leukotriene receptor 1 translates to MQDPNLTDVVESNFSKCPSIDEFRNQVYSTSYTLIFVLGFVGNIFALAVLIKTWRQSSPFHVYMMNLAMSDLLCVLTLPLRVLYYVRKGHWEQGDFLCRISSYFLYVNLYCSIYFMTAMSVTRFVAIVFPVQNLHLGTVNRARIVCLGIWIFSSTTSAPFLMSGQHYNNVTKKTECFEPPSPSSDRLLKLQTLNYVGLTLGFILPFLIILVCYAGIIRALLSRTLASHQQQNSASKAIKMIVIVFMTFLISFMPYHVQRTIHLDFLSRKDSSCEEQTFMHKSVVVTLCLAASNSCFDPLLYFFSGEGFRSRLSSIRQTMRFSSQRLTAKMKPTTVSEAQESQQLDVS, encoded by the coding sequence ATGCAGGATCCCAACCTGACAGACGTCGTGGAGAGCAACTTCTCCAAGTGCCCGTCCATCGATGAGTTCCGTAACCAGGTCTACTCCACGTCCTACACCCTCATCTTTGTCCTGGGTTTCGTGGGGAACATCTTCGCCTTGGCGGTTCTGATCAAAACGTGGCGCCAGAGCTCGCCGTTTCACGTCTACATGATGAACTTGGCCATGTCGGATCTGCTGTGTGTTCTGACGCTGCCTCTCCGGGTCCTGTACTATGTGAGGAAGGGCCACTGGGAGCAGGGGGATTTCCTCTGTCGCATCAGCTCCTACTTCCTgtacgtgaacctctactgcagcATTTACTTCATGACCGCCATGTCCGTCACTCGTTTCGTGGCCATCGTGTTCCCAGTCCAGAACCTGCACCTGGGGACGGTGAATCGTGCACGTATTGTGTGTTTGGGCATTTGGATCTTCAGCAGTACAACGTCTGCCCCCTTTTTGATGTCTGGTCAGCACTACAACAACGTAACAAAGAAAACCGAGTGCTTCGAGCCACCGTCACCCTCGAGCGATCGCCTCCTAAAGCTCCAGACTCTAAACTACGTGGGTCTGACACTCGGCTTCATCCTGCCCTTCCTGATCATCCTGGTCTGTTACGCTGGTATCATCCGAGCTCTCCTATCTCGTACCCTGGCTTCTCACCAGCAGCAGAATTCAGCCTCAAAAGCCATCAAAATGATTGTGATCGTCTTCATGACCTTCCTGATCAGCTTCATGCCATACCACGTGCAGCGCACCATCCACCTGGACTTTCTGTCCCGGAAAGACTCCTCCTGCGAAGAGCAGACCTTTATGCACAAATCTGTCGTGGTGACGCTGTGCCTGGCTGCGTCCAACTCGTGCTTTGACCCTCTGCTCTATTTCTTCTCCGGTGAGGGTTTTCGAAGCCGCTTGTCTTCTATACGCCAGACCATGAGATTCAGCTCCCAGAGGCTTACAGCTAAGATGAAGCCCACCACGGTCTCTGAAGCCCAAGAAAGCCAGCAACTGGATGTCAGTTAA